A section of the Rubritalea squalenifaciens DSM 18772 genome encodes:
- a CDS encoding AAA family ATPase has protein sequence MKTNNNLSEFKVTRFPSANNRTPKTYTLADSIHEIRTSEPLERKTRKVRNKSLSDDERKTLKKKAMPAITPAVHLNKKGDIVAYTGIICLDVDGKDNPDLTVEEIKAKVRSMPQCCGSFRSVGGEGVAVLFYCPEVNSDRNHRAAHGTAEALLQEVGIVTDKSCTSEPTRLRFLAHDPDAWIDQSLPALKIDPTLATEAPQQDSQPAAALLSITHPPEYPLSVGNEALQAISEATAGGTQLDYPVWLVITSGMLNSYGEQGRELLHEHLPEQSPGEYTDKARHRTEQHSFGTVLYYARTLANYTPDPSRKLKPRATLPQPVTYAEMLRSQPEHAEDVIENVAARGEKLMLSGGSKAGKTWAMLQLAIAVAEGGFWFNFRCKKGKVLIVNMEISDWRMRDRCRISKATSPNIDFLNLAGHRLNWKDLSTHIQGLGDYDLIILDPIYRMLGDVDENSNGQVADMLLNISEIARTTNALVAFAHHFSKGSKANTAQIDRASGAGAWARDPDALLTLTEHKTERHYTLESTLRHYPKPDSTVWRFDFPAFVQVDEDPSDLKGASGAPKKATTEDILRIMEEHGEMKLSDFSKELQSALGISKSTAYRAVTSATETGHIEESEDGLLKIAERLDDVPPKDNVS, from the coding sequence GTGAAAACGAATAATAATCTATCAGAATTCAAAGTCACCCGCTTTCCGTCCGCGAATAACAGGACGCCTAAAACGTACACGCTAGCCGACTCCATTCATGAGATTCGCACCTCTGAACCTTTGGAGAGAAAAACCCGGAAAGTCCGCAATAAGAGCCTTTCAGATGACGAACGCAAAACTCTCAAGAAAAAGGCAATGCCAGCTATTACGCCCGCCGTTCACCTCAACAAAAAAGGTGATATCGTTGCGTACACAGGCATCATCTGCTTGGACGTAGACGGAAAGGACAACCCAGACCTAACAGTCGAAGAGATCAAAGCGAAGGTACGCAGCATGCCTCAGTGTTGCGGAAGTTTCCGCTCTGTGGGTGGTGAAGGTGTTGCGGTGCTTTTTTATTGCCCTGAGGTAAACTCAGACCGCAACCATAGGGCAGCCCACGGCACAGCAGAAGCTCTCTTGCAAGAGGTTGGAATCGTCACAGACAAAAGCTGCACCAGTGAGCCCACGCGACTTAGGTTTCTCGCCCACGACCCTGATGCTTGGATTGACCAGTCTCTCCCCGCATTAAAGATTGACCCAACCTTGGCAACAGAAGCCCCACAGCAGGATTCACAGCCCGCAGCAGCCCTGCTCTCCATCACGCATCCACCAGAGTACCCGCTGAGTGTAGGCAATGAGGCACTTCAAGCGATCTCCGAAGCAACAGCAGGAGGTACACAGTTAGACTACCCTGTCTGGCTCGTCATCACATCCGGCATGCTTAATTCCTACGGGGAACAAGGACGGGAGCTACTTCACGAGCACCTTCCTGAACAAAGCCCAGGAGAATACACGGATAAGGCAAGACATCGCACCGAGCAGCACAGCTTCGGCACTGTGCTTTATTACGCTCGCACCCTTGCCAACTACACCCCAGACCCCAGTAGGAAGCTGAAGCCCCGGGCGACACTTCCTCAACCTGTGACTTATGCCGAAATGCTTAGGTCACAGCCCGAGCACGCGGAGGACGTAATCGAGAATGTCGCGGCAAGAGGTGAAAAGCTAATGCTTTCCGGTGGGAGCAAGGCTGGTAAAACGTGGGCTATGCTTCAGTTGGCAATCGCCGTCGCCGAGGGCGGCTTTTGGTTCAACTTCCGCTGCAAAAAGGGAAAAGTGCTGATCGTAAATATGGAGATTAGCGACTGGCGCATGCGTGACCGTTGCCGGATCTCCAAGGCAACGTCACCTAACATCGACTTCCTGAACCTTGCTGGCCACCGTCTCAACTGGAAAGACCTCTCCACCCACATTCAAGGTCTTGGCGACTACGACCTCATTATTCTAGACCCCATCTACAGGATGCTTGGTGACGTCGACGAGAACTCTAACGGTCAGGTAGCAGACATGCTCCTCAATATCTCCGAGATCGCACGCACGACTAACGCCTTGGTTGCCTTTGCCCATCACTTCTCGAAAGGCTCAAAGGCGAACACCGCGCAGATCGACAGGGCTTCAGGTGCGGGAGCGTGGGCTCGCGACCCAGACGCACTTCTTACGCTCACGGAGCACAAGACCGAGCGCCACTACACCCTAGAATCAACACTGCGCCATTACCCAAAGCCCGACAGCACAGTCTGGCGTTTCGACTTCCCCGCCTTCGTCCAAGTAGACGAAGATCCCAGCGACCTCAAAGGCGCTAGCGGAGCTCCAAAGAAAGCGACCACAGAAGACATTCTGCGCATTATGGAAGAGCACGGCGAAATGAAACTCTCAGACTTCAGCAAAGAGCTTCAGAGCGCATTAGGTATCAGTAAGTCTACCGCATACAGGGCGGTCACTTCAGCCACAGAAACAGGACACATTGAAGAATCCGAAGACGGGCTTCTGAAGATCGCCG
- a CDS encoding tyrosine-type recombinase/integrase has protein sequence MSEASKITLKKRPYQYQAANGKYYTTFIVQGWKENGKWQRKQFKSEKDADVFIADKTLELNNDQAAKRSRQTTLTEEQLDEAEKAFKALGSTYNLSEVVSFFLDNHRPPEFALPLTEAIEIYLEDQAETLRPRTLIQKRSSLKLFYEHVGDVPVHECTQQKVLSFLKALRAKDGISKASRKTWNNYRNDLNHFFAWSGEKDMSTNRPWLFVNPVEGVRIFTAKQVAEQRKPIATTDPKQVAALFTHLMEDCPELVKYYALAYFAGIRPSGEMKALDQYAEEDGLIDLKTRTINITAKISKTKEERKVHISENLAQWLTAFAEYPIIPKNFDRMNKAVRAKFKLQHDETRHSFISYHVAVHRSAGDAALQAGNSESIVKKHYLRHSPAEDGNEFFSLIPCSKTNSAIQSNLRLDNFRYRAI, from the coding sequence ATGAGCGAAGCCTCCAAAATAACCCTTAAGAAACGTCCTTATCAATACCAAGCGGCCAACGGTAAGTACTACACCACCTTTATCGTTCAGGGCTGGAAAGAGAACGGCAAGTGGCAGCGCAAACAGTTTAAGAGCGAGAAAGACGCCGACGTATTCATCGCCGACAAGACACTTGAATTGAACAACGACCAAGCCGCCAAGCGATCACGTCAAACCACGCTAACAGAAGAGCAGCTCGACGAAGCCGAGAAGGCATTCAAAGCTCTAGGCTCAACATATAACCTCTCCGAGGTCGTATCCTTCTTTCTAGACAACCACCGCCCGCCAGAGTTCGCCCTCCCCTTGACTGAAGCCATTGAAATCTATCTCGAAGACCAAGCCGAGACACTGCGCCCGCGTACGCTCATCCAGAAGCGCAGTTCCCTTAAACTCTTCTATGAACACGTAGGTGATGTTCCTGTGCACGAATGCACCCAGCAAAAAGTTCTTAGCTTCCTTAAAGCTCTCAGAGCTAAAGACGGCATCTCTAAGGCCTCCCGTAAGACATGGAACAACTACCGAAACGACTTGAACCACTTTTTCGCATGGTCAGGAGAAAAGGACATGAGCACTAATCGCCCGTGGCTATTCGTAAATCCCGTTGAGGGCGTCCGCATCTTTACAGCCAAGCAGGTAGCGGAACAGCGCAAACCCATTGCTACAACCGATCCTAAGCAGGTAGCCGCCTTGTTCACCCACCTGATGGAAGATTGCCCCGAACTCGTGAAATACTATGCCCTAGCCTATTTTGCAGGTATCCGCCCATCTGGAGAAATGAAAGCCCTCGATCAGTACGCCGAGGAAGATGGCTTAATCGACCTGAAAACCAGAACGATCAATATCACCGCCAAGATCTCGAAAACCAAGGAAGAGCGCAAAGTCCACATTTCAGAGAACCTTGCCCAGTGGCTTACTGCTTTTGCCGAGTACCCTATCATTCCAAAAAATTTCGACAGGATGAACAAAGCCGTAAGAGCCAAGTTCAAACTCCAGCACGACGAAACCAGACACAGCTTCATATCATACCATGTGGCCGTACACCGCTCAGCAGGTGACGCAGCATTACAAGCGGGCAATTCAGAGAGTATCGTGAAGAAGCACTATCTCAGGCACAGTCCCGCAGAAGACGGCAATGAATTCTTCTCACTAATTCCATGTTCAAAAACCAACTCGGCCATTCAGTCAAATCTGCGTCTAGACAACTTTAGGTACAGAGCTATCTAA
- a CDS encoding M48 family metallopeptidase, translated as MPEADTLYIKEFTPAPLQVSLVRSKRKTLAISVYPDLSVEAISPLASSTGDIVEKILKRRRWILRQQAYFKKLQSLAEPQLSLNGAETFYLGKQYRIKIYPCDQDRHASLQGRYLQVPVPDAKEHEIARIRITEWYRTRAKDYLSKRFEKVLSNHQHLKLPEVHLRVTLMKTRWGSCTASGTITLNPLLVLAASDLIDYVIVHELCHLKHPNHSKSFYQLMDKIQPDWKERKAKLDSFGAKLKSYPSPF; from the coding sequence ATGCCTGAAGCGGATACATTATATATCAAAGAGTTCACACCTGCCCCGCTGCAGGTGAGCTTAGTGCGCTCCAAGAGAAAGACTCTGGCCATTTCAGTTTATCCGGATTTGAGCGTCGAAGCCATATCGCCCTTAGCCAGCAGTACTGGCGACATCGTCGAGAAGATTCTGAAAAGGCGTAGATGGATCCTCAGGCAACAGGCCTACTTCAAGAAGCTTCAATCTCTGGCGGAGCCACAACTTAGCCTCAATGGAGCCGAGACATTCTACTTGGGCAAGCAATACCGGATAAAGATCTATCCATGCGACCAAGACCGCCATGCCAGCCTACAAGGTCGATACCTGCAGGTGCCAGTACCAGATGCCAAGGAACACGAAATCGCTCGGATAAGAATCACCGAGTGGTACCGCACCAGGGCCAAAGACTATCTAAGCAAGCGCTTTGAGAAAGTGCTCAGCAATCACCAGCACCTCAAATTACCTGAGGTACACCTACGTGTCACCTTGATGAAAACAAGGTGGGGCAGCTGCACTGCGAGTGGCACCATTACTCTCAACCCGTTGCTGGTATTGGCTGCATCAGATTTGATCGACTATGTCATCGTGCATGAACTCTGCCACCTGAAGCACCCAAACCACAGCAAGTCATTCTATCAGCTCATGGACAAGATCCAACCCGACTGGAAAGAGAGAAAGGCGAAACTAGACAGCTTCGGAGCCAAGCTTAAGAGCTACCCCAGCCCATTCTGA
- a CDS encoding type I restriction endonuclease subunit R has translation MTPSFLENHISQIPALQLLVKMGYRYLPPAEALRLRGGKLSNVLLDEVLETQLRKINTINYKGKIYQFSEDNIQKAIRLLRDYPRDVGLVQQSEWLYNLLNLGESFKENLDGNLTSPQLQFIDWNNPQNNVFHVTDEFSVSCENTASLKGAQTRRPDIVLFVNGIPLVVIECKRPDDKDWARKAIDKQFLRNQKPGEIPSLFAYSQLLLAINKNEARYATTKTPYSFWAKWREKSMPEVDIDQLVNRPMETADKQQLFASNYAYTRKYFDQLEAEGDRLPTSQDNTLISLCSPERLLDIIRGYIIFDAGVKKIARYQQYFAVKKILQRVQDRDNGSQRRQGGVIWHTQGSGKSLTMVMTAKNLAMMPGLLNSRVVLVTDRVDLDEQIKKTFKHCGLEPVQAKTGKHLLELIDSDTPVITSLINKFAAAIKKTDFKNEDDNIFVLVDEGHRSQYGEANIAMQRILPNACYLGFTGTPLMKQDKNTAQRFGGLIDSYTINEAVEDKAVVRLLYESRLAEQDVNTTAIDKWFNVVSEGLEEKQKADLKRKFSSTGQLNKVRGTIKEIALDISQHYKKNWSGTPYKAQLTAPSKLAALQYHEFLQELGLVSSAVLISGPSESEGEGESNYKAGQKEIETFWEEMMDRYGNEREYNKQLIAKFQHSPHPQIIIVVDKLLTGFDAPNNTVLYITRPLKEHTLLQAIARVNRIADGKDFGYIVDYYGVLKQLNEAMDLYGSFSDYDAADIEGALIDISEELKALPQHHSALLDIFKTLPNKQDEEAYEQHLADEDIRKDFYDALNQYHRCLAVALSSFKFSTDTKPELIDRYKGDLAFYLKLRAAVKIRYAEAIDFSEYESKVQKLLHEHVTSHEVIQITEPVDIFDTQAFEEEVDKQITPAAKADTIAHRTKRTITERMEEDPTFYRKFSKILEEAIAAFRQKRISDTEYLAKVKDAYKQVLHKGKDQLPPDLPSTASAGPIFNTIQDTLNGAELETDKLVSAVTEIDERLIALAIVNFTNNPDIQKAMFNVVDDVLYQLNDDNGLDLTTEQMDRVCHECVTIMKSHHA, from the coding sequence ATGACCCCATCCTTCCTCGAGAACCACATCTCCCAGATCCCGGCACTCCAGTTGCTGGTGAAGATGGGGTATCGCTATCTGCCACCAGCAGAGGCTCTTCGATTACGCGGAGGCAAGCTATCGAACGTCTTATTGGATGAGGTGCTTGAGACTCAGCTTCGGAAGATCAATACGATCAACTACAAAGGGAAAATCTATCAGTTTTCCGAAGATAACATCCAAAAGGCCATACGCTTGCTGAGAGACTATCCTAGGGACGTAGGACTCGTGCAGCAAAGTGAATGGCTCTATAACCTGCTCAACCTAGGAGAGAGCTTTAAAGAGAATCTGGACGGTAACCTCACCAGCCCGCAACTGCAGTTCATCGACTGGAATAACCCACAGAACAACGTCTTTCATGTCACTGACGAGTTCAGTGTGAGCTGCGAGAATACGGCAAGCTTGAAAGGTGCGCAGACACGGCGTCCTGACATCGTACTCTTCGTCAATGGCATCCCGCTGGTCGTCATTGAATGCAAGAGGCCAGACGACAAGGACTGGGCGCGTAAGGCCATCGACAAGCAGTTCCTGCGCAACCAGAAGCCCGGAGAGATCCCTTCCCTGTTTGCCTATAGCCAACTGCTGTTAGCCATCAACAAGAACGAGGCTCGCTACGCCACGACCAAGACCCCTTATTCCTTCTGGGCCAAGTGGCGAGAAAAGAGCATGCCCGAGGTGGATATTGATCAGCTGGTGAACCGCCCGATGGAGACTGCGGATAAGCAGCAGCTCTTCGCCAGTAACTACGCCTACACTCGGAAGTACTTTGACCAGCTCGAAGCCGAAGGAGACCGACTCCCCACCAGCCAGGACAATACTCTAATCTCACTCTGCTCCCCAGAGCGCCTGCTGGACATCATCCGTGGCTACATCATCTTTGATGCCGGTGTTAAAAAGATTGCCCGCTATCAGCAGTATTTCGCCGTCAAAAAGATTCTCCAGAGAGTGCAAGACAGAGATAACGGCAGTCAACGCCGCCAGGGTGGTGTGATCTGGCATACCCAGGGATCAGGCAAGTCACTGACCATGGTGATGACCGCCAAGAATCTGGCTATGATGCCAGGCCTACTGAACTCCCGCGTAGTGCTAGTGACAGATCGAGTGGATCTTGACGAGCAGATCAAGAAAACCTTCAAGCATTGCGGACTTGAGCCAGTCCAGGCGAAAACAGGCAAGCACCTGCTAGAGCTAATCGACTCTGACACACCAGTGATCACCTCACTGATCAACAAGTTCGCCGCTGCCATCAAGAAAACCGATTTCAAGAACGAGGACGACAACATCTTCGTGCTCGTGGATGAAGGCCACCGCAGCCAGTACGGGGAGGCGAACATCGCGATGCAGCGCATTCTTCCCAACGCTTGCTATCTCGGCTTCACGGGTACGCCTCTGATGAAGCAGGACAAAAATACAGCCCAGCGCTTCGGAGGGCTGATCGACTCCTACACCATCAATGAAGCTGTCGAAGACAAGGCTGTGGTGCGCCTGCTCTATGAAAGCCGCTTGGCAGAGCAAGATGTGAATACCACCGCTATCGACAAGTGGTTCAACGTCGTTTCCGAAGGGCTTGAGGAAAAGCAAAAGGCGGACCTGAAACGAAAATTCTCCTCAACCGGTCAGCTCAACAAGGTGAGAGGCACGATCAAGGAGATCGCCCTCGATATCAGCCAGCACTACAAAAAGAACTGGAGCGGCACCCCATACAAGGCCCAGCTGACCGCCCCGAGCAAACTTGCGGCACTCCAGTATCATGAGTTTTTACAGGAGCTAGGGCTGGTAAGCTCAGCAGTCCTCATTTCCGGCCCCTCGGAATCTGAGGGCGAAGGAGAAAGCAACTACAAGGCCGGGCAGAAGGAAATCGAAACCTTCTGGGAAGAGATGATGGACCGCTACGGCAATGAGCGGGAATACAACAAACAGCTCATCGCCAAATTCCAGCACTCCCCCCACCCTCAGATCATTATCGTAGTCGACAAACTCCTGACTGGGTTCGACGCACCGAACAATACCGTCCTTTACATCACCAGACCGCTGAAGGAGCACACACTCCTGCAGGCGATTGCCCGAGTGAACCGTATCGCAGACGGCAAGGACTTTGGGTACATCGTGGACTACTATGGCGTACTCAAGCAGCTCAACGAAGCCATGGACCTTTACGGTTCATTTTCCGATTACGATGCGGCTGATATCGAGGGAGCACTGATAGATATATCAGAGGAGCTAAAAGCTCTCCCTCAGCACCACAGCGCCCTGCTGGATATTTTCAAGACACTTCCGAACAAGCAGGACGAGGAAGCCTATGAACAGCACCTTGCAGACGAAGATATCCGAAAGGACTTCTACGATGCTCTGAACCAGTATCATCGCTGCCTTGCCGTGGCGCTCTCCAGCTTCAAGTTCTCGACCGACACCAAGCCCGAACTCATCGACCGCTACAAAGGCGATCTGGCCTTCTATCTCAAACTACGAGCTGCTGTAAAAATCCGCTATGCAGAGGCGATTGATTTCTCGGAATACGAATCCAAGGTGCAGAAGCTCCTCCACGAGCACGTCACCTCTCACGAAGTCATCCAGATTACCGAGCCAGTGGACATCTTCGACACCCAGGCCTTCGAGGAAGAGGTGGACAAGCAAATCACACCTGCAGCCAAAGCCGATACCATTGCACACCGTACCAAAAGGACAATTACCGAGAGAATGGAAGAGGATCCGACCTTCTACCGGAAATTCTCTAAAATCCTCGAGGAAGCCATCGCGGCATTTAGACAGAAAAGAATCTCGGACACAGAATATCTGGCCAAGGTCAAGGATGCCTACAAGCAAGTGCTCCATAAAGGAAAAGACCAGTTACCACCAGACCTGCCCTCCACGGCCTCTGCTGGGCCCATTTTTAATACGATCCAGGACACTCTGAACGGAGCCGAGCTGGAGACCGATAAGCTAGTGTCGGCAGTCACGGAAATCGATGAACGCCTGATAGCATTGGCCATCGTCAATTTCACCAACAACCCGGACATCCAGAAGGCGATGTTCAATGTGGTGGACGACGTGCTCTACCAACTCAATGACGATAATGGCCTCGATCTAACGACGGAGCAAATGGACCGTGTCTGCCATGAATGTGTCACGATCATGAAATCCCACCATGCCTGA
- a CDS encoding Fic family protein has protein sequence MKTSDLTDKLAELQTLEMSPADEKRLWKKFQLEWNYHSNHIEGNTLTYGETELLFNHDKVTGTHSLRDIEEMKAHDVAIGQLRTLATDERPITESDIRQLNATLLKEPFYKDAMTADGKPTKKRIDPGEYKTTPNNVIQKDGSIFEFAPPAEVPEKIHELITWIREELENPQFHPIEAAALAHHRFVLIHPFDDGNGRTARLLMNYILLRSGYPPVIVKTETKPEYLAALQLADAGEPARLIEFLAKELDWSLDVSIKAAKGASIADEDDLDKEIAIFVKNQTDTAKDVVPRSKEAIETLAETSLIPFLNLLTDKLEKFSPIFVSTMITSNPPTPGENGDLEKAMRYWISQGAKNNFTVIMRMNGFKGEAPTPFDLQHQLIFNFTQFEYSIHHQNSVMDTRLYSEPLLQEEIRDMASKIQASIFEEIKKRSGQASR, from the coding sequence ATGAAAACCTCCGACCTTACTGACAAACTCGCCGAACTTCAGACCCTTGAGATGAGTCCTGCCGACGAGAAGCGACTCTGGAAAAAATTTCAGCTCGAATGGAATTACCACTCGAACCACATTGAAGGCAATACTCTAACCTACGGAGAGACCGAGCTTCTTTTCAATCACGACAAGGTGACAGGCACACATAGTCTCCGGGACATCGAGGAAATGAAAGCGCACGATGTCGCCATCGGCCAACTAAGAACCCTCGCTACAGATGAGCGGCCAATCACTGAAAGCGATATTCGGCAGCTGAACGCAACCTTGCTCAAGGAACCTTTTTATAAGGACGCGATGACTGCAGATGGCAAACCCACAAAGAAACGCATTGATCCTGGAGAATATAAGACCACACCGAACAACGTCATCCAAAAGGACGGCAGTATCTTTGAATTTGCACCTCCAGCAGAAGTACCGGAAAAAATCCATGAACTAATCACATGGATTCGCGAGGAGCTGGAGAACCCTCAATTTCACCCAATCGAGGCAGCAGCTCTCGCCCACCACCGTTTCGTCCTCATCCACCCCTTCGATGACGGAAATGGACGTACAGCGAGGCTCCTGATGAACTACATACTACTTCGCTCAGGATACCCACCAGTCATCGTTAAAACTGAGACAAAACCTGAATACCTCGCCGCCCTTCAGCTCGCCGACGCCGGAGAACCTGCCCGGCTTATCGAGTTTCTGGCCAAAGAACTGGACTGGTCTCTCGACGTATCCATTAAGGCTGCCAAAGGAGCAAGCATCGCAGACGAAGACGATCTAGACAAGGAAATCGCCATCTTCGTCAAAAACCAAACCGACACAGCAAAAGACGTCGTCCCCCGCAGTAAAGAAGCTATCGAAACACTGGCTGAAACCAGTCTGATCCCATTTTTAAATCTCCTGACTGACAAGCTGGAGAAATTTTCTCCTATCTTTGTTAGTACTATGATCACCTCTAACCCGCCCACTCCTGGAGAAAATGGAGATCTTGAAAAAGCAATGCGCTATTGGATCAGCCAAGGAGCTAAAAATAATTTTACCGTGATCATGCGTATGAATGGTTTTAAAGGAGAAGCTCCAACTCCCTTTGACTTACAGCATCAATTAATCTTCAACTTCACTCAGTTCGAATACAGTATACATCACCAAAACTCTGTAATGGACACACGACTCTATTCCGAGCCCCTGCTTCAGGAAGAAATTCGTGACATGGCATCGAAAATTCAAGCCTCGATCTTTGAAGAGATTAAAAAGAGATCCGGTCAAGCCTCCCGATAA
- a CDS encoding restriction endonuclease subunit S — translation MKVITLTEKLLTRHHNTLPAGWQSKKLGDVTSIKRGKFSHRPRNDPKFFGGETPFIQTGDIVSGNGKVTHHSQSLNDLGVSVSKVFPAGTIMMAIAANIGDCAILQYDCACTDSVVGITPRANHDANFFNYYLNDRKAVFRYIAPEGAQKNINVEFLDSLPIVTPPIPEQRKIAEILGTWDRAIETQDKLVKALTRRKQALAQQLLTGKTRLPEFEGKWQTIRINQALRRVFRPIDWSPTIELTLVSLRRRCGGVFLRPPLLGSEYKTKDLHEICAGDFLVSKRQVAHGALALVTPEHAGGHVSKEYAIFENQAPNLLHMPFFARLAQTPRLIHRARVASTGVHIEKLIFDPKVYLKEKIQIPKTVEEQQAIAKVLTAADQEITLQSQYLDQLRQQKRGLMQQLLTGKTRVTVS, via the coding sequence ATGAAAGTAATAACACTAACTGAGAAACTTCTTACCAGACACCACAATACACTCCCTGCTGGCTGGCAATCTAAAAAACTTGGAGACGTTACCTCTATCAAAAGAGGAAAATTTTCTCATAGGCCAAGAAATGACCCTAAGTTTTTCGGAGGAGAGACTCCATTTATCCAAACTGGCGACATCGTCTCTGGAAATGGAAAAGTAACTCATCACAGCCAAAGCCTCAATGATCTGGGTGTATCAGTAAGTAAGGTCTTTCCTGCAGGAACGATCATGATGGCTATTGCTGCCAACATTGGGGATTGCGCTATCCTTCAATATGACTGCGCGTGCACGGATAGCGTAGTGGGAATTACGCCAAGGGCTAATCATGATGCTAATTTCTTTAATTATTATCTCAACGACAGAAAAGCAGTCTTTCGTTACATAGCACCTGAAGGAGCGCAAAAGAACATTAACGTAGAATTTCTAGATAGTTTACCAATCGTAACCCCCCCAATCCCCGAGCAGCGGAAGATTGCTGAGATCCTCGGCACTTGGGATAGGGCCATCGAGACCCAAGACAAGCTCGTCAAGGCCCTCACCCGCCGCAAGCAAGCCCTCGCCCAACAACTCCTCACAGGAAAAACCAGACTGCCAGAGTTTGAAGGCAAATGGCAAACTATTAGGATAAATCAAGCTCTTAGAAGAGTATTCCGCCCTATTGACTGGAGCCCAACTATCGAGCTGACACTTGTCAGTCTAAGACGCCGATGCGGAGGAGTTTTTCTTCGCCCCCCTCTTCTAGGTTCTGAATACAAAACCAAGGATCTACATGAAATTTGTGCTGGCGACTTTCTAGTATCAAAACGTCAAGTGGCTCATGGAGCCCTCGCACTTGTGACCCCCGAACATGCTGGAGGTCATGTTTCCAAGGAATATGCAATATTCGAAAACCAAGCCCCAAACCTTCTCCACATGCCATTCTTTGCGAGATTGGCTCAAACCCCCAGACTAATTCATAGAGCCAGAGTTGCCAGCACTGGCGTACATATCGAGAAGCTAATCTTCGATCCCAAAGTTTATTTAAAAGAAAAAATACAAATTCCCAAGACAGTAGAAGAGCAACAAGCCATCGCCAAGGTCCTCACCGCCGCCGACCAGGAAATCACCCTCCAATCCCAATACCTAGACCAACTCCGCCAACAAAAACGCGGCCTCATGCAACAACTCCTAACAGGAAAAACCCGAGTAACCGTATCATGA
- a CDS encoding virulence RhuM family protein codes for MTEQPDNNLPDSGKSVGEFILYTTEDGRSRVECRFEDETIWLSQALMGELFDRSKKTISEHLTNLFTEGELAPDSVVRNFRTTAADGKTYDTLHYNLEAILAVGFRVKSPRGTQFRKWANTRLQEYLVKGFTMDDDRLKNPPVEGSGIPDYFDELLERIRDIRSSERRVYLRVREIFALAADYTPSTKETNVFFKTIQNKLHFASTGLTAAEIILGRADASQPNMGLTTWKNAPDGRINKSDVATAKNYLSEEEINGLNRIVTMWLDYAEDQAKRRKQVFLKNWLEKLDGFLEFNERNVLQSPGKRSHTQAKNHAEAQYEIYAEQRRRLLEAEAERASIKALENREKGGSK; via the coding sequence ATGACTGAACAACCTGACAACAACCTCCCTGATTCTGGAAAATCAGTCGGCGAATTCATCCTCTACACCACAGAGGATGGACGAAGCCGCGTAGAGTGCCGATTTGAAGACGAGACCATCTGGCTATCACAGGCCCTGATGGGAGAACTCTTTGATCGATCCAAAAAAACCATCAGCGAGCACCTGACCAACCTCTTTACGGAGGGTGAGCTTGCCCCGGATTCAGTTGTCCGGAATTTCCGGACAACTGCCGCCGACGGCAAAACCTACGATACTCTACACTACAACCTCGAGGCGATTCTGGCCGTTGGTTTCCGGGTGAAATCACCACGGGGCACCCAGTTCCGTAAATGGGCGAATACCCGCCTGCAGGAATACCTCGTGAAGGGCTTCACCATGGACGACGATAGGCTGAAGAACCCACCCGTCGAGGGCTCCGGCATCCCGGACTACTTTGACGAGCTTCTAGAGCGCATCCGTGACATCCGCTCCAGCGAGAGGCGCGTCTATCTTCGCGTCAGGGAGATCTTCGCCCTCGCGGCGGACTACACACCGTCCACCAAGGAAACCAATGTCTTCTTCAAGACGATCCAGAACAAGCTCCACTTCGCCTCCACAGGCCTCACCGCCGCCGAGATCATCCTCGGCAGGGCAGATGCCAGCCAGCCGAACATGGGCCTCACCACTTGGAAGAATGCCCCGGATGGGCGCATCAACAAATCCGATGTGGCGACCGCCAAAAACTACCTCAGCGAAGAGGAAATCAACGGTCTCAACCGCATCGTCACCATGTGGCTGGACTACGCTGAGGATCAGGCCAAACGCCGCAAGCAAGTCTTTCTCAAAAACTGGCTGGAAAAACTCGACGGCTTCCTCGAGTTCAACGAGCGCAATGTGCTCCAATCCCCCGGCAAGCGCAGCCACACCCAGGCCAAGAACCATGCCGAAGCCCAGTACGAGATCTACGCCGAACAACGCCGTCGACTACTAGAAGCCGAAGCAGAACGAGCCTCTATCAAGGCTCTTGAAAACAGAGAGAAAGGAGGTTCTAAATGA